The Nitrospira sp. KM1 genome includes a window with the following:
- a CDS encoding NAD-dependent epimerase/dehydratase family protein codes for MKVLVTGGAGFIGSHVVDRLVQEGHAVVIIDNLSTGKRRNINRAARFYKSDIQSWRVERVFRNERPNIVMHLAAQMDVRKSVEDPMFDAQVNILGTLNIMQQAVKHGARKVVFSSSGGAIYGDQDLYPAPETHPTKPLSPYGLSKLCGEQYLSYFQRVGGLQVVNLRYANVYGPRQDPEGEAGVVAIFIQKLLNNEQAVINGNGRQTRDFIFVEDVVEANLAVMGSQDSEGTYNVGTGMETSVNDLFRILVQHTGSTCKEVHGPAKKGEQARSVIDSGKLRHEMAWEPRMSLTDGLKRTVEYFRERMG; via the coding sequence ATGAAGGTTCTCGTCACAGGCGGTGCTGGTTTTATCGGATCACACGTGGTTGATCGACTGGTGCAGGAGGGACATGCCGTCGTCATCATCGACAATTTGTCAACCGGAAAACGTAGGAATATCAATCGCGCAGCACGATTTTACAAATCCGACATTCAGAGTTGGCGTGTTGAGCGGGTCTTTCGAAATGAGCGCCCCAACATTGTCATGCATCTGGCTGCTCAGATGGATGTGAGAAAATCTGTTGAAGATCCGATGTTTGACGCTCAGGTCAATATCCTTGGCACATTGAACATCATGCAACAGGCAGTGAAGCATGGAGCGCGAAAGGTCGTATTTTCTTCCTCCGGAGGTGCGATCTATGGGGATCAAGATCTTTATCCTGCCCCTGAGACACATCCTACCAAGCCTCTATCGCCTTATGGGCTGAGTAAACTCTGCGGCGAACAGTATCTGTCGTACTTCCAGCGTGTGGGGGGATTGCAAGTTGTCAATTTACGATATGCCAATGTCTATGGCCCGCGACAAGATCCGGAAGGAGAGGCGGGGGTCGTGGCTATCTTTATTCAGAAATTACTGAATAATGAACAAGCTGTCATTAATGGTAACGGACGTCAGACCCGAGACTTCATATTTGTCGAGGATGTTGTTGAAGCGAATTTGGCTGTGATGGGTAGTCAAGATTCCGAAGGAACCTACAATGTAGGTACTGGAATGGAGACCTCTGTTAACGATCTCTTCAGAATATTGGTTCAGCATACCGGTTCGACTTGTAAGGAAGTCCATGGACCTGCAAAAAAAGGAGAGCAGGCAAGGAGTGTGATTGACTCGGGAAAATTGCGGCATGAAATGGCGTGGGAGCCGAGGATGAGTCTAACAGATGGACTTAAACGAACCGTGGAATATTTTAGAGAACGAATGGGTTAA
- a CDS encoding TlyA family RNA methyltransferase produces the protein MVPPLRAQKERLDRLVVIHGLAESRESAVRAILAGDVSVDGTVVDKPAKLVAHDARINVALPPPYVSRAGEKLAAALSDFLINPSDSVCLDVGCSTGGFTDCLLQRGAKRIYAVDVGYGQIHWRLRQDTRVILLERTNIRYVDRSTISERIGLAVLDVSFISLALVLPSVVGLLADEAKVIALVKPQFEVGKGNVGAGGIVRDDAQRERAVRAVVESAKKLGLSFSNRCESPLKGRKGNREILVAFDYRSRISLEKDLSASSRTKGEA, from the coding sequence ATGGTTCCTCCTCTCCGAGCTCAAAAAGAGCGATTAGACCGCTTAGTCGTCATCCACGGTTTGGCCGAAAGCCGCGAATCGGCGGTAAGAGCAATCCTGGCGGGCGATGTGTCGGTGGACGGCACGGTGGTTGACAAGCCTGCCAAACTTGTTGCACATGACGCACGGATCAATGTCGCGCTGCCGCCGCCTTATGTCAGTCGCGCCGGAGAGAAGCTCGCGGCCGCATTGAGCGACTTCCTGATCAATCCTTCCGATTCCGTGTGTCTCGATGTCGGCTGTTCAACGGGGGGATTCACGGACTGCCTCTTGCAACGAGGTGCAAAGCGCATTTATGCCGTTGATGTCGGTTATGGCCAAATCCATTGGCGGTTGCGTCAAGATACTCGCGTCATTCTATTGGAGCGAACGAACATTCGATACGTCGATCGATCGACGATATCTGAGAGAATCGGGCTCGCCGTCCTAGATGTCTCGTTTATCTCGCTCGCGCTCGTTCTTCCGAGTGTAGTCGGCTTATTGGCCGACGAAGCCAAGGTGATTGCATTGGTCAAACCTCAATTCGAAGTTGGAAAGGGCAATGTCGGTGCCGGAGGGATTGTCCGCGATGATGCTCAGCGTGAGCGCGCAGTCCGAGCGGTGGTTGAAAGCGCAAAGAAGCTGGGGCTGTCGTTCAGCAATCGGTGTGAGTCGCCGCTGAAAGGAAGAAAAGGAAATCGAGAAATTCTTGTAGCGTTCGATTATCGGAGTAGGATAAGCCTTGAGAAGGATCTATCCGCTTCGTCACGCACTAAGGGGGAGGCATGA
- the xseB gene encoding exodeoxyribonuclease VII small subunit yields the protein MGVKFEQAMARLETIVGELEKGDLPLDESLKIFEEGIRLSKNCLKILEDAEHKVEVLVQEQNGKKRLQAVSPDDVDGEDNQPAE from the coding sequence TTGAACAAGCGATGGCACGATTAGAAACCATCGTCGGAGAGCTAGAAAAGGGAGATCTTCCACTGGATGAGTCTCTGAAAATTTTTGAGGAGGGCATCCGGCTGTCGAAAAATTGTTTGAAAATTCTTGAGGATGCGGAGCACAAAGTTGAAGTCCTGGTGCAGGAACAAAACGGGAAAAAAAGACTGCAGGCAGTATCTCCCGACGATGTCGATGGTGAAGACAATCAGCCGGCCGAATAG